A genomic segment from Castor canadensis chromosome 1, mCasCan1.hap1v2, whole genome shotgun sequence encodes:
- the LOC109701300 gene encoding calcitonin isoform X1, which yields MGFKKFSPFLALSILVLYQAGSLHAVPLRSALESSPDPTTLSEEEVRLLLSALVQDYVQMKAKELTQEQKQEAENSSPDSPRTKRCGNLSTCTLSTYTQDLHKLHTFPQTSIGVGAPGKKRNVANDLETDHHPHVDMPQDTN from the exons ATGGGTTTTAAGAAGTTCTCCCCCTTCCTGGCTCTCAGCATCTTGGTCCTGTACCAGGCTGGCAGTCTCCATGCAGTACCATTAAG ATCAGCCTTGGAGAGCAGCCCAGACCCCACCACCCTGAGTGAGGAGGAAGTGCGCCTCCTGCTGTCTGCACTAGTGCAGGACTATGTGCAGATGAAGGCCAAGGAGCTGACACAGGAGCAGAAACAAGAGGCAGAGAACTCCAG CCCGGACAGCCCCAGAACTAAGCGGTGTGGGAATCTGAGTACCTGCACGCTGAGCACGTACACACAGGACCTCCACAAGTTGCACACATTCCCCCAAACTTCAATTGGGGTTGGAGCACCTGGCAAGAAAAGGAATGTGGCCAACGACTTGGAGACAGACCACCACCCTCATGTTGACATGCCCCAGGATACCAACTAA
- the LOC109701300 gene encoding calcitonin gene-related peptide 2 isoform X2, with the protein MGFKKFSPFLALSILVLYQAGSLHAVPLRSALESSPDPTTLSEEEVRLLLSALVQDYVQMKAKELTQEQKQEAENSSITAQKRTCNTATCVTQRLAGLLSRSGGMVKDNYVPTNVDSNAFGRRRRDLQA; encoded by the exons ATGGGTTTTAAGAAGTTCTCCCCCTTCCTGGCTCTCAGCATCTTGGTCCTGTACCAGGCTGGCAGTCTCCATGCAGTACCATTAAG ATCAGCCTTGGAGAGCAGCCCAGACCCCACCACCCTGAGTGAGGAGGAAGTGCGCCTCCTGCTGTCTGCACTAGTGCAGGACTATGTGCAGATGAAGGCCAAGGAGCTGACACAGGAGCAGAAACAAGAGGCAGAGAACTCCAG CATCACTGCCCAGAAGAGAACATGCAACACTGCCACCTGTGTGACTCAACGACTGGCAGGTTTGCTGAGCAGATCTGGGGGCATGGTGAAGGACAATTATGTGCCCACCAACGTGGATTCCAATGCCTTCGGCCGGCGCCGTAGGGACCTTCAAGCCTGA